The following proteins come from a genomic window of Acomys russatus chromosome 17, mAcoRus1.1, whole genome shotgun sequence:
- the Tigd5 gene encoding tigger transposable element-derived protein 5 has protein sequence MYPASPPAGPMLHPVPPRARLAEPRRLAEQPRPPTPGPGSTARPPPPAPGPRPRVAVKMTFRKAYSIKDKLQAIERVKGGERQASVCRDFGVPGGTLRGWLKDEPKLRWFLDQLGGEVGTQRKKMRLANEEEIDRAVYSWFLTLRQHGVPLSGPVIQAQAEAFARQIYGPECTFKASHGWFWRWQKRHGISSQRIYGEAETPVAGPTPVKEEPAQPPSADLLSEGEPAALPHSEGGYGDEQIYNANVTGLYWRLLPEQAATPGSGDSSGPGGCSRRWHSDRVTVLLAANLTGSHKLKPLVIGQLPDPPSLRHHNQDKFPASYRYSPDAWLSRPLLQGWFFEEFVPGVKRYLRRSCLQQKAVLLVAHPPCPSWSTRMPALEESEETPRQCQPELLGSPEELQTPDGAVRVLFLTKGNSRAHIPAPLEHGVVAAFKHLYKRELLRLAVSCASGSPLDFMRSFMLKDMLYLAGLSWDLVQAGSIERCWLLGLRAAFEPGQQPTHPVEEAAEHSRVLSDLTHLAALAYKRLAPEEVAEWLHLDDDGLPEGCREEVAPAAPPSPASLLSSIGAGEEEEEEEATEQGAMLVPTAGEAVWGLETALRWLESQDPREVGPLRLVQLRSLITMARRLGGIGPSVAASEDGV, from the coding sequence ATGTACCCCGCCAGCCCTCCGGCAGGCCCGATGCTGCACCCGGTCCCTCCTCGTGCTCGTCTTGCTGAGCCCCGGCGCCTTGCTGAGCAGCCGCGACCGCCAACGCCTGGCCCGGGTTCCACCGCACGCCCACCACCCCCGGCGCCCGGGCCGCGGCCCCGCGTGGCCGTGAAGATGACTTTCCGCAAGGCCTACTCCATCAAAGACAAGCTGCAGGCAATCGAGCGCGTCAAGGGCGGTGAGCGGCAGGCCAGCGTGTGCCGAGACTTCGGCGTGCCAGGCGGCACGCTGCGCGGATGGCTCAAGGACGAGCCCAAACTGCGCTGGTTTCTGGACCAGCTTGGTGGAGAAGTAGGCACGCAGCGCAAGAAGATGCGTCTGGCCAACGAGGAGGAGATCGATCGAGCCGTCTACTCGTGGTTCCTCACCCTGCGCCAGCACGGCGTGCCGCTCTCCGGACCGGTCATCCAAGCGCAGGCTGAGGCCTTTGCTCGCCAGATCTACGGCCCCGAGTGTACCTTCAAGGCTAGCCACGGCTGGTTCTGGCGCTGGCAGAAGCGCCACGGCATCTCTAGCCAACGCATCTATGGTGAGGCCGAGACCCCAGTCGCAGGCCCCACGCCTGTCAAAGAGGAGCCGGCGCAGCCACCGAGCGCAGATCTCCTGTCCGAGGGTGAGCCGGCTGCTTTACCCCACTCCGAAGGCGGCTATGGGGACGAGCAGATCTACAACGCTAATGTTACTGGTCTCTATTGGAGGTTACTTCCGGAGCAGGCCGCAACTCCAGGCTCTGGGGACTCCAGCGGGCCTGGTGGGTGCAGCCGGCGCTGGCACAGCGACCGAGTGACCGTACTCCTGGCCGCCAACCTGACGGGCAGCCACAAGCTGAAGCCACTAGTCATCGGGCAGCTACCTGACCCACCGAGCCTGCGACACCACAACCAGGACAAGTTCCCCGCTTCCTACCGATACAGTCCGGATGCCTGGCTCAGTCGTCCTCTTCTTCAAGGCTGGTTTTTTGAGGAATTCGTCCCTGGCGTCAAGCGTTACCTGCGCCGAAGCTGCCTGCAACAGAAAGCTGTGCTGCTGGTGGCTCATCCACCCTGTCCAAGCTGGTCCACTAGGATGCCTGCTCTGGAGGAAAGCGAGGAGACTCCCAGGCAGTGCCAGCCTGAGCTCCTTGGGTCCCCAGAGGAGCTGCAGACACCCGATGGTGCAGTTCGAGTGCTCTTCTTGACCAAGGGCAACAGCCGAGCACACATCCCTGCACCCTTGGAGCATGGTGTAGTGGCAGCCTTCAAACACTTGTACAAACGGGAGCTGCTGAGACTTGCTGTGTCTTGTGCCAGTGGCTCCCCTCTGGACTTCATGAGAAGCTTCATGCTCAAGGACATGCTATACCTGGCTGGCCTCTCTTGGGACCTGGTCCAGGCAGGCAGTATAGAGCGCTGCTGGCTGCTGGGTCTGCGGGCAGCCTTTGAGCCTGGGCAGCAACCAACCCACCCTGTAGAGGAGGCTGCAGAACACAGCAGGGTGCTCAGTGACCTCACCCATCTGGCAGCTCTGGCTTACAAGCGCCTAGCACCCGAAGAGGTGGCCGAGTGGCTGCATCTGGATGATGACGGTCTCCCCGAGGGCTGCAGAGAGGAGGTGGCCCCCGCAGCTCCTCCATCCCCAGCTAGCTTGCTTTCTAGcatcggggctggagaggaggaggaagaagaagaagccactgaGCAAGGAGCAATGTTGGTACCCACTGCTGGGGAAGCTGTTTGGGGACTAGAAACAGCTCTGAGGTGGCTGGAGAGTCAGGATCCTAGAGAGGTGGGGCCACTGAGGCTAGTGCAGCTACGGTCCCTCATCACCATGGCACGGAGGCTTGGGGGCATTGGCCCCTCAGTGGCAGCTTCTGAGGATGGTGTGTGA